In Sceloporus undulatus isolate JIND9_A2432 ecotype Alabama chromosome 7, SceUnd_v1.1, whole genome shotgun sequence, one DNA window encodes the following:
- the LOC121936562 gene encoding nicalin-like yields MLEEAGEEVLGSVLLKASCLPLSFLVVVPAVLLLLLGPPPASAAHEFTVYRMQQYELGGQPYGTRNAVLNTEARTVEADVLSRRCVMMRLKDFSYEQYQKALRQSAGAVVIILPQSMSSVPQDVIRQFMEIEPEMLAMETIVPVYFAEEDDELLSIYEQTQAASASQGSASAAEGRSVFKKH; encoded by the exons ATGCTGGAGGAGGCCGGGGAGGAGGTGCTGGGCTCGGTGCTGCTGAAGGCCTCCTGCCTGCCGCTGAGCTTCTTGGTCGTCGTGCCCGccgtgctgctgctgctcctggggcCTCCGCCGGCCTCCGCCGCCCACGAGTTCACCGTCTACCGCATGCAGCAGTACGAGCTCGGAGGGCAGCCCTACG GGACTAGGAATGCTGTGCTTAACACAGAAGCGCGCACCGTGGAGGCGGATGTGCTGAGCCGCCGCTGCGTGATGATGCGGCTGAAGGATTTCTCCTATGAACAGTACCAGAaggccctccgccagtcggccgGCGCTGTGGTGATCATACTGCCCCAGAGCATGTCGTCAGTGCCTCAGGACGTCATCCGG cAATTCATGGAAATTGAGCCAGAAatgctggccatggaaaccattgTGCCGGTCTACTTTGCTGAAGAAGATGACGAGCTCCTCTCCATCTATGAGCAAACACAGGCTGCTTCTGCTTCACAAGGCTCAGCCTCAGCTGCTGAAGGtagatctgtttttaaaaaacactag